The Salvia splendens isolate huo1 chromosome 20, SspV2, whole genome shotgun sequence nucleotide sequence AGTTGGGGGCAGGTTGATACTATTAATCTAACTGAAAATTGCAGTGCTCTGCTGCAAAGGAAACTGCCTGCCAAGCTGAAGGACCCTGGAAGTTTCACTGTCGACTGCCTCATTGGGGGCTATAAGGTGGAGAATGCTCTCTGCGATCTAGGCGCGAGCATTAATCTAATGCCACTATCAGTGTTCAAGCAACTGAACATCGGTACTTTGAAGCCCACCTCAGCCACACTACAGATGGCGGACAGATCTGTCGCGTATCCAGAGGGCATCGTGGAAGACCTACTGATTAAGGTCGGGGAATTTATTTTTCCCGTCGACTTTATGGTCTTGGACATGGAAGAAGACAAAGGAGTCCCCCTACTGCTAGGACGTCCCTTCCTTGCTACTGCTGAGGCAAATATAAACGTGAAAAATGGAGAGTTAACAATCTACATGGGAGAAGAAAGTCAAACGTTTTCCCACAAACCGAGAAGCATGGATGGACGAATTGAGGAGTTCAAGGTGGTGCGTCTGAAGCACCAAGTGACTACTGAAGAAGGAGGATCGAGTGCAGTCAGAAAAGTGAAGCAGAAGGACTTTTATGAGCTTCACATGGAGATGATGGCTTCCACTGACTCGAAGCCAATAGCATGGATCGATGCAGACCATAGTCGCCCTTCACCGGTGCACGCGGTGATCACTACTGAACCCCCTAGGATGGGGGGGTAAAATACCAACTGCTGTCAATGGAAGAAAGATAACTGCTCCAACACTGAAGGAGCCTATCCCGAGAGAGCCTGAAAAGTGGTGGCTCACCAAGACTTGGAACGATCTATTTCCTCATGGAGGAGGAGCCAAGCGATCACCTGGAGGCAACTCTGGGATGAAAGGGGATCTCGGTTGATATTTAAAGACGTCGGGCACACGACGATAAAAAGGTGCGCTGCATGGGAGGCAACCCATGGAAGGTATCTTTTATGgttttatgtatttcttttagtgtgtttgcTCAGTAGGCATCACCTCTCCACCAACGTTTCAAACTTATTTCTTTGCGtagctttgaataagtttggggggtgaTATGGTGGATAGTGAACCTTTGAGCATGTTTATTGTTTTCATGTTATTTTTgggtagttttaaaatttttgcttAGTTTTAGGATTAATAAACTCCTTGGATGAAATTGAAGGGGGGTCGGAGcaatttgaattgaattcaaGCATGTTTGTTGGATGAGTTGCTAATGATGCTATGTGCtaaaatgtttgtgaaaactTGTTGATATTACCAAGCATGCTTGTATGTCCTTATTGTGATTTGTCTAAAGTGGATTGCTCGTTGCCTTGTCCTTTGCCAtaaccttgtgagatttgagcctacAATTTTAAATGTGTGATTTATCATCAATTgtgttatatgtttctagaacttgctcgcgatCTTCCTTGAGTCTATATAGTGAATATAGAGATAGGAagtgacgttaggccatccatTCTAGCCTATTAAGACCTTCACCTTAAAATACAAGATTTTGATAATCCTTTGTTAGCCAAGTTTGAGCCTAATAGCCTATTATTTGATAACTTGGGGTTGTATATATGCTtgaaaataagtttgggggaaaAGAACACTTTTGGATGATAAGAAGAATTTAAAGATGAAGTATTGACGTGAATATCTTTGGGAAAGTGGATGTATGCTTTTAgttgtgaaaaaaaaagagttgaaaaaaaagaataatttggtGGTATAAGCTAGGCGAAGCCTAGAGggggtataagctagacgaagtctagaAGTGCGTAAGaaaccaagtttgggggagaatTGGTAGATGAGAAGAGTCTATAAATACTACTGAGGAGTTGAGTTGTTTAAAGAACGAAGTTATTATAGTTTCGAAAGGGATTATAAGTCACTTTGGCCAAATTTTCCTCACCTAACCAaaaagcctacattacaacctacAAATAAGACCTTTCAGATCCTTGATTTATAGTCACAAAATAGTGGAGGAAAGGTTAGatttcgagcaagcctatggtaaactatgcatgattgattgatttgagagCTTGTATTttacctatacactttgagagtgggaGAATTACACTACATATCTATCTTGTGAGGGCAAATTGACAAGGTTGCATACGTGTTAGTAACTTGAAGCAATGATCAGTTGGTTTACATGTGTGTGAAGTTATTGATGCATGCTATTGTTTATTAACTGAGGCAATGATGAGATCCAACTTATGTGTACGAGTTTATATTTAGTTGTGTTCTGTctcttgtttgaggacaaacaagtgattaagtttgggggagttgataaactcggattttaactgttttattggacACTAAACATGATCTTTTGTGCGCTTTCATTGCATTATCTTCGAGTTTATGTCCATATTTCATtataaaggtgctttgatgagtttatctagtgtttgaagttaaaataggtaaaaaagggtcaaaatgagccaagctgtaactggggtctgcttcaaacgttaatctgcctatcaagatggggtccaaatcccattttgagagtaccattgtcttcatcatcgaaagagcttcgcgtgggtacctcacacgcgccaatcggagttcggatgagagagatatggccgatctacgaaagccgcgcggactgccgggagatacccggccgggtgaattttatgtgcaataattccacccggccgggtggccagttttgttcataaagagtccagaggcttctacccgaccgggtggattttatgtgcaataattccacccggccgggtccgtctgaCTGACGATTTTTAGCCCAGACGCGATTTTTCtgaaggaaaataaaaagagaaaagctAGGGCAACGAGAGATCATTCTCTACGAGCCACAAAacacattctctctctctaggaagcactcttggaagaagattgaagattcaagcttcgattcctccgccaattgtaattcgtatcatggtttctcttgtttttcttagtttttgtctGATTTCCGCCAtgaacatgagtaactaaaccGTTTTATGTgggattcttggtgaagatgcattaatttatagttttaatccaattgatttcattttatcttgctcttgtaattgtttgaattattcttgtgcctttttctatcaattgcttgatcaccaattgggagtgtaggatttcttagagtaatcgggagatgaaataattaatcttgaaagaagaataattcacaccttaattcaataaaactcgggagagttgagattatgagtgggatctttaatctaatcaaacttttgggagttaggtctaagatttagaaggggacttcacttgttacacctaatctacagatttctcacctcgggagggggtttaatctataattgtgattgattcaacaattctagagactttaaatggtaaatcggtTTCAATTGGGTTAAGCTatgaattgtgcatcggatccttgaattctgcatatttctccatcatcttacaCAGCTTCATCGCTCTCTTGTTTAATTGTTCTAATTTAATTTCTGCATTTACATGtttttagtagttgttagtttcaaagccaaatttcctgattgtctggatagtagttgaaatttgttcgtggtacttagccTCACAcataattgtctctgtgggatacgatatactcttgcttgctatttgctacgataaccccgtacacttgcaggtattatttgggtaaaataaagttgagtcaagttgGTATCTCGgtcgtgggcgacgatcaggtggatccaagtagtgtgagacgtagggtgattctggatcaggccacgacggtgaacggagtacttccacccggctgctcgTAGGGTCCCAACATGTTACACGGTGAGGTTGggccggctggtagggacgAAATGGCTGTGTGGTCTGAGGGACGTCGTATTGACGACAACGATAACCgacgtagtcgtatgacatgtcgacGGACTGAAGCGTGACTGTGCTGgatgatgatcgtctgacttcgacgcggcatgcgggaatccttcccgtcgggcgttgcagaaggagagttgtccggcggctagagctcggcggacaggcgggactcggcaaccaaagcagttgctgcGCGCGGAATATTTTCCGTCGagcagcggtgtagcttcggttcgagatgatgggagggtgagatcacgatgaaagcaccagttgttaaggacctaaatccttaacgtccGAATTCCACACGATCAAGTAACGAGACCGTAgtcgtcgagcgcccaagaggtttgggtcgtgacttggacggcaaaaaaggGGCTGAGCGCGAGAGAGGTTCTCGTCGGCAGCaatagagaaatagaatttgGTGATTCAAGCCAAGTGGGGTGAAATACTGATTTCATTAATTGGTTGAATGAATAAAacgataacagtctatcctatttataatgctactgacttaatgaacaagaaaacaaagatagagaaagagatatgctaaatctctataatatctaaactaaataataataatatctaaactaaataataataatataggttcGTATCAGTAGCATTGTTGGAAACATCTTTAATCTCCTCAGGAATATCCTCACTCAATACCATTGCGGGAGTATTATCAATATTCTCCGCAGCTATCTTTTCATCATCAATGTTCTCTTCAAACCGAGCGGTCACACGGGCGAGCAGGGCGGCTTGGTCCAATCTATACACACGTAACTTCTCGTTGTAATAGTTTACGACGGCTAGTTGGACAGGGGAGGGCGATCAAACCATGAGGTTGGTAATATTGTTGAGACCACGCGGCTGCCCCGAATCAATAAACTCCCGGGACTGTTGAGGCAGGAGCGTGGAGCCAGATCGTGGCTGGGCAACAGCAGGCAGCAATGCTGTGCCGGGACTCAGTGATCGGTTGAACTGCGATGGCTGGTACATAGGCTGCATATGCAGCACTCCAGGCGGGTGGTGAATCGGCTGCCATTGTTGATAACCGGTGTGGTAGGTCTGTGGGCAGCGGTAGCTGGGTGGGTCCCAACATGAGGGTTGATGGGGCTGCTCGGCGCGGACATTATGAGGCTGGTGGTGTAACCCCAGATACCCGGCGTTAGGATTTTGTTGAGGAACTGGTCCATCTACGAACGGGAGCGGCGACTGATCGCGTAGCCATGGCAGGTCACAGCAGGTGGGCTGTCGGGCCTGGTAGGCCGGCTGTGCATATGGGGCTGGCCCAGTCTGGTAGTTGTGCGGCTGCTGTAACTCGCGTTGGGGTGCGTGGTAGGCGTCGTGAAAATTGTGTGGCTGGGTATATGAGCCTGGGCTGGTCAAGGTCAACTGACCAAAGGGTGGAtacaatgaaagcaccaagaTTTAGGATGAAGTTCCCTTAACACGATAAAAGGCAGTCGCCGGAGCTTTGAcggtcgatcaaaccaagatttAGGATTGCAAAAAGATAAAAGACGATAAAAGCTAAAAGgataatttcatatttcttgattgaaatagAAGAATATaatatctcctatttataagaatACTCTGACTTAgggaataagaaataaagaaactaagaatatatggaaagatatgctaaatcaatactaaactaaataatagatATATGGGATATTCGTAGAGATATTCTCGTATCAGAAAGTGACGAAAGTGATGATTACATAATGAGCACGATAGTAGTCCCAGAGAGTTCTTCTGGGCGGGCGTATTCACTTCATGAAAACGCCAGACCGGGCGTTTGAGAAGACAAGGAGGAGAGGCAGAGAAGACAAGGAGTATTGCCCCCTctaagcagtcgggcaattcttccacctccaatgcatgcagtcaatgctgctaAGCATTCCGgaaaagccatggactgattcgtgaagacgaagcaacctttggcaatcatcggtggtgggtaccaGAAGAAATTCATCACTGAAGGCTGAACGAACGCCATCGCAAAAAttttttagacaaaggattccagtggactaaccgatatgcaaatactcatcGAAGAGGTCGGTCGTTTGCCCaatagcgagttgtcggatggtaCACTTACatttctgcaacggcgtgatactttgtcgGCCGgttgcatctggacctgtttggaagaattcaacacatgcggacaatgtgttgacaattcgcataaacaagtgctttgacatgcgaaaacggcgcctgaagtaatctgtcggaaaccgcggctgatcgataaaatagtcggcaacgagcctttcgtgggctccctcccgtcacgatggatgtagcggcgaattgatctagttcgttgaggaggaggagcgggggtattcgccgctaCATATGCGTCGTAAGCgacacgatgttgttcgtagtattcttgtttttGGCGTTCCGCTTCTGCCAtaagatgagtgaaatccatttgaggttttgagtgagagatggaGGTGTAGATAGTTTGtttgagaattatgaatgagagatgaatgagagatgatttgaagtgataaatggatgatgaatgtgtgtatttatagatgattttagtgggaaaaaataaaaaaaattcaaaaaacgaGCAAAAAAAACGgtcatatttttgggatttggaaatttttttatcattttttaaaattaaaagccgatttttttaaaaaaaagccaATCACATGCCGCCACGTCGTCTGCTCGCTGGAGcttgtccgtgccagcggcacggacagacggacgccgtccgtccaccgctGCGCGTGCTCTTAGCTCAACACTTCAGAAACACATTTCAGTTGCTGCGCACTTAGTTTTGGAGTGAATTCCGACTACCGTGGTGGTTTTAGTTCTTTTGCTGATGTGTAACACAATATTAATTAGGCATTAATATACTTGTAGAAAATTTAAGCTACAAATTAGCTCCATGGACACTAATCAACCTACCCTATCTATAGCCCTAACAAAATTTATAGCTAGAAGTGACTTAGCACTAACAAATTTGTAGCTAAAGGTGATCCTTAAGTCAAATTTTTTGGGCACGTGGTAGCATTTGAAATTAGAATACCAtatttggtaaaataagaatTGTTTGTTCCCAATTTACTCCACAATTAGTTATGATGATCAAATACATGCATTAATATAGGTACTAACATATTTGTAGAAAATTTGAGCAAAACAAATTAGCAACCTACCCTATCTATAGCACTAACAAAATTTATAGCTACAAGTGACTTAGCATTAACAAATTTGTAGCTAAAGGTGATCTTTAAGTCAAATTTGTTGGGCACGAGGTAGCATTTGAAATTAGAATACCATAATTAGTAAAAATAAGAATTGTTTGTTCCCTATTTACTCCACAATTAGTTATGATGATCAAATACATGCATTAATATAGGTACTAATATATTTGTAGAAAATTTGAGCAAAACTAATTAGCTCCGTGGCCACTAATCAACCTACCCTATCTTATCTATAGCAGTAACAAATTTGTAGGTAGAAGTGATCCTTAAGTCAAATCTGTTGGGCACAACAACATAACATAATCAGCTATAAAAATAAGGCAAAGTCCCACCAAGTTGGTAgacataaaaacaaaaaaacgaaaTGGATTCCTTCCCTATCCTGACTGCTCTATTCCTCATGACCGCCGCAACATGGTTGATCTCTTTCCGGCGCCGGAAGAGCCTCCCGCCCGGGCCAACACCCCTCCCCATCTTCGGGAACATGCTGCAGCTCGGGTCCAAACCCTACGAGACATTCGCTGAATTATCGAAGCAATACGGCTCTCTGATGTCCATCCAGCTCGGGAGCGTGTATACCGTGGTGGTCTCCTCCCCGGAGATGGCCAAGGAAATCTTGCTAAAACACGCGGAGGTATTCTCCAGTCGAAACAAGGTGCAGGCGCTGGAGGAGTGCGACCACAACCAGAACTCCATGGGGTTTCTTCCCATGGGGGACAAGTGGCGCGACATGCGGAAAATAAGCACGGAGCATATTTACTCGAGGCAGAGCATGGAGAGAAGCCAGGAGCTCCGCAAGGAGAAGCTGCAGCAGCTGCTCGACCACGCCCAGAAATGCTTCGAGGAAGGCAGGGCCCTTGATTTCACCGAGGCCTCATTCATCACCTCTACCAACGTCATGTCCGCCATTCTGTACTCCAAGCAGGACACCGAGTTCGACTCCACGGCCACCAAGGAATTCAGGGAGACCGTATATATCGCCGGCACTGTCCATGGCCTGCCTAACTATGCCGACTATTTCCCCATCTTGAGGCCGTTCGACCCGCAGGGGGTGAAGCGCCTGGCGAAAGTTTACTTAGGCAGAGTGTTGGGTCAAATGGAGGGGCATCTCCGTGAGAGGATCCAAATAAAAAACCAGAATCCCAATGGTCCTAAGAAGAATGACTTCGTGGAGATGGTTGTGGATTCTCTTCAGGCCAAAGATAACAAGTTGACGCTTGAAAGCTACACCCATCTCATGATGGTATATGTATATACACAACAcagtatttatttttacttaaatCAAGTTagtgtatgtttgtttataaTTGTGGATGTATGGATATAAGGATTTGTACACTGGAGCATCAGTGATGAACACGGGCGGGATGGAGAGGATAATGAAAGAGCTAATATCGCACCCGGACAAAATGGCAAAGTTGAAGGCGGAGCTAAAGAGCGTGATGGGGGACGAGAAGGTGGTGGATGATTCAAAGATGTCGAAGCTTCCGTATCTGCAAGCAGTGGTGAAGGAGGCGATGCGGTTCTACCCTCCGATCGTTTTGGTTAACCGCCAAGCAGAGAGTGACCTAGTGGTGAATGGGTACCTCATCCCCAAGGGAACACGGGTTGATACACATATAATCTACTTTACTTCTTCTAATTTTCTCCATGAATCtacaatatatatattgtttattACGTACCACAGGTGCTAATCAACTTGTGGGGTATGGGAAGGGACTCCAATATCTGGGACAATCCGCTTTTATTTGAGCCGGAACGCTTCCTCGATCAAAAGATAGACTTCAAAGGCCAGGATTACAAGCTGATTCCATTCGGGTCGGGAAAAAGGATCTGCCCGGCTATGTCCTTCTCCAGCTGGGTTATGCATACACTGCCGGCCACGCTGATTCACAACTTCAACTGGAAACTAGAGCCGCAGGATGCAAGCGATAAGGAAGCAAAGGGTATGTGGAATGGGCTTCCGACGGGCATGGCGCCACCGCTCAAGATCGTCCCATATAAGGAATGAAATGATATGTCCACTTCGATGACTTTTTATATTTGCACTCTGCCaataataactctatataaGTCATGATGTTTCCACTCTATTTGAATTCGTGTATTTACTATTTGCCCTCTTGTTTTGTGTCCCATTccatcattttatattttaaatttctattttacGCAATATATATACAATTTCAGTTCTCACTATTTGCCCTCATTATTTGTAGTTAATACggatatattatattaattgcaagttaataatttatatttcatctttatttgaaaatttatcacttatttccttttttgtccgtccctaaaaatttgtcaccttctACTTTTACCAATTTTTGGTAGTGAACCTTATATTCCACTCACCCAGTTTCACtcgtattttattatataactaatatataaaagtaggactcacatgctactaactttttcaactcat carries:
- the LOC121781922 gene encoding sugiol synthase-like, whose translation is MDSFPILTALFLMTAATWLISFRRRKSLPPGPTPLPIFGNMLQLGSKPYETFAELSKQYGSLMSIQLGSVYTVVVSSPEMAKEILLKHAEVFSSRNKVQALEECDHNQNSMGFLPMGDKWRDMRKISTEHIYSRQSMERSQELRKEKLQQLLDHAQKCFEEGRALDFTEASFITSTNVMSAILYSKQDTEFDSTATKEFRETVYIAGTVHGLPNYADYFPILRPFDPQGVKRLAKVYLGRVLGQMEGHLRERIQIKNQNPNGPKKNDFVEMVVDSLQAKDNKLTLESYTHLMMDLYTGASVMNTGGMERIMKELISHPDKMAKLKAELKSVMGDEKVVDDSKMSKLPYLQAVVKEAMRFYPPIVLVNRQAESDLVVNGYLIPKGTRVLINLWGMGRDSNIWDNPLLFEPERFLDQKIDFKGQDYKLIPFGSGKRICPAMSFSSWVMHTLPATLIHNFNWKLEPQDASDKEAKGMWNGLPTGMAPPLKIVPYKE